The nucleotide sequence TTCAGCCGCCGTGCGGGGTGTCCCGGTCCGCCTCTTGCGCGACCGCTCGCGCCCAGCGGTAGTCCGCCTTGCCGCTGGGGGAGCGCTGGATGCGGTCGGTGAAGACGACCGTACGTGGGGTCTTGTAGCCCGCGAGCCGCTCCCGGCAGTGGTCGCGGACCGCGTCGGCGGTGAGCCCGGATGCCTGTGTCCGGGGCTGGACGACGGCCGCGACGCGATGACCCCAGCGGGGGTCGGGGACGCCCGCCACCAGCGCGTCGTACACGTCCGGATGGGCCTTCAGGGCCTGTTCGACCTCTTCCGGATAGACCTTCTCACCGCCGGTGTTGATGCACTGCGAACCGCGCCCGAGGACGGTGATCACGCCCTGCTCGTCGACGGTGGCCATGTCGCCGAGCAGCACCCAGCGCTCCCCGTCCGCCTCGAAGAACGTCTCGGCGGTCTTCTTCGCGTCGTTGTAGTAGCCGAGCGGCACATGGCCGCGCTGGGCGATCCGGCCGGGCTCGCCGGGTGCCACCGGGGCGAGGGTCGCCGGGTCCACCACCGTCGTACGGGCGTTGACGTGCAGCCGGAAGCCCTTCTCGGGGCCGGAGTCGTCGGTGGCCGTGCCGTTGAACCCGGACTCCGAGGAGCCGAAGTTGTTCAGCAGCAGGGTGTGCGGGGCGAGTTCGGCGAACTGGGCGCGTACGGTCTCCGACAGGATCGCGCCCGAGCTGCTGACGCTGAGCAGGGAGGAGAGGTCGGTGCCCTTGAGGGGGCCGGTCAGGGCGTCCACCAGTGGCCGCAGCATCGCGTCGCCGACCAGCGAGACGGTGGTGACCTTCTCCTTCTCGACCGTCCTCAGCACATCCTGGGGGACGAACTTCCGGTGCAGCACCACTTTCTGGCCGAAGTTGAACCCGATGAAGGCCGTAAGGGTGGAGGTGCCGTGCATCAGCGGCGGCGTGGGGAAGAAGACCAGCCCCTCGCCGCCCGCGGCCACCCGCTCGGCCAGCTCCTCCGGGCGCCCGACGGGCCGGCCGGTCGGAGCGCCGCCGCCCAGCCCGGAGAAGAAGAGGTCCTCCTGCCGCCACATCACGCCCTTGGGCATTCCGGTGGTGCCGCCGGTGTAGATGATGAAGCGGTCGTCGGCGGACCGCGCCGGGAAGCCGCGCTCGGGTGACCCGGACGCCTCGGCGTCGGCGAACGCCACGGACGTACGGGGGCCGTCCCCGGTGCCGACCCGCACCAGATGGCGCAGGCGGTCGGTGTGCGGCAGCGCGGCGGCCACCCGCTCGCCGAACTCGGCGTCGTAGACCAGCGCGGCCAGGTCCGCGTCGCGGTAGAGGTAGACCAACTCGTCTTCCACATAGCGGTAGTTGACGTTCACCGGCACCGCCCGGATCTTCACGCAGGCCAGAGCCGTCTGGAGATACTCGACGCCGTTGCACAGATGCAGCCCGACATGCTCGCCCGGGGCGATACCGCTGTCCCGCAGATGGTGGGCGAGCCGGTTGGCGGCCGCGTCGAGCTGGGCGTAGGTGAGCCGCCGCTCGGCTCCGGTGCCGGGGTGGTCCAGGTACACCAGCGCCTCTCTGTCGGGCACTGTGTCGACGATCGACTCGAACAGGTCGGCAAGGTTGTACTCCATGGCTCCTCCTGACCCCTCGATCCGGCGGCTCGGCGCTCATTAGAGCCGCGCGGGGATGAGGTGGGAAGGCCCCCGGTACAAGAAATCTGACTGAGCATCAGATTTCTCTTGAAGTCGGCCTTCCCCTGCTGCAACCTGTTCTAGGTCTTGAGACGGGAGGACGTCGTGACAAGCGGGACCGAACACCTCATCGTCGAGCGCGTCGGCGCGACCCTGGTACTCACCTTGAACCGGCCCGAGGCCAGGAACGCGCTCTCGCTGCCGATGCTGGTCGGGCTGTACGACGGCTGGACCGAGGCCGACGAGGACGATGCCGTGCGCTCCGTGGTGCTCACCGGCGCCGGTGGGGCCTTCTGCGCGGGAATGGACCTCAAGGCGCTCGCGGGCGGCGGCCGGATGGACGGACAGCACGTCCGCGACCGCCTCGCGGCCGACCCCGATCTGCACTGGAAGGCAATGCTCCGCCACCATCGGCCGCGCAAGCCGGTGATCGCCGCCGTCGAGGGCCCCTGTGTCGCGGGCGGCACCGAGATCCTGCAGGGCACCGACATCCGGGTCGCCGGGCGCGGCGCCACCTTCGGGCTCTTCGAGGTCCGGCGCGGGCTGTTCCCCATCGGCGGCTCCACCGTACGGCTGGCCCGCCAGCTGCCCCGCACCCACGCCCTGGAGATGCTGCTGACGGGGCGCCCCTATCCGGCCGAGGAGGCGGCGCGGATCGGGCTGATCGGCCATGTCGTCCCGGACGGCACGGCGCTGGAGAAGGCCCTGGAGATCGCCGAGCTGATCAACGCCAACGGCCCGCTCGCCGTCGAGGCGGTCAAGGCGTCCGTCTACGAGACCGCCGAGATGACCGAGTCCGACGGCCTGAAGTCCGAACTCGAACGCGGCTGGCCGGTCTTCGACACCGCCGACGCCAAGGAGGGTTCGAAAGCCTTCGCGGAAAAACGGCCGCCGGTCTACCGCCGGGCGTGATCCCCCAACACCTCAGGCCGCCGCCCCACGCCGGCCGCGCGGAAGGAGACGCACCCCCCATGACCCCGGCTCCCTCACCCGAGGTGCTCCAGGCGCCTTTGGTCGTCGAGTTCCCCTTCACCCGCTCCCTCGGACCGGTGCAGAGCGCCTTCCTCACCGGACTGCGCGAACGCACCGTGCTCGGCGTACGCACCACCGACGGCCGGGTGCTGATGCCGCCCGTCGAATACGACCCGGTCACCGCCGACGAGCTGTCCGACCTGGTCGAGGTCGCCCCCACCGGCACCGTCACCACCTGGGCCTGGAACCCCTCACCGCGCCGCGGCCAGCCCCTGGACACCCCCTTCGCCTGGGTGCTGGTGCGGCTGGACGGCGCGGACACCGCCCTCCTCCACGCCCTCGACGCACCCGGGCCCGACGCGGTGCGCACCGGTATGCGGGTGCGGATCCGCTGGGCCGGGGAGCGCGTGGGCGCCATCACCGACATCGCCTGCTTCGAGCCGTACGACGGCGCCGAGGGCGGCGAAGCCGTGCCGCACAGCGGGGAGTTCACCGACCCCGTCACCGGCATCGTGGCCCCCGCCCGCCTCGACTACACCTACGCACCCGGCCGCGCCCAGTCGCGCTATCTGAAGGCCCTCGCCGACCGGACCACCCGCGGGGAGCGCTGTCCGTCCTGCCGCAAGGTGTACGTCCCGCCCCGGGGTGCCTGCCCCACCTGCGGGGTCGCCACCGACGAGCAGGTGGAGGTCGGCCCGCGCGGCACGGTCACCACCTTCTGCATCGTGAACATCAAGGCCCGCAACCTCGATATCGAAGTGCCGTACGTCTACGCCCATATCGCCCTGGACGGCGCGGGTCTGGCCCTGCACGGGCGGGTCGGCGGCATCCCCTACGACCAGGTGCGCATGGGGCTGCGCGTGGAGCCCGTATGGAGCGAGGACAGCCGCTACCCCGACCACTACCGGCCCACCGGCGAACCCGACGCCGACTACGACACCTACAAGGAGCTGTTGTAGATGCGAGAGGTTGCCATCGTCGCCTTCGGCCAGAGCGACCACCGGCGGGACAGCGCGGAGGTCTCCGAGGTCGAGATGCTGATGCCCGTCCTCCATGAGGTGCTCGACGCCGTCGGACTCCGGGCGGGCGAGATCGACTTCACCTGCTCCGGCTCCTCCGACTATCTGGCGGGCCGGGCCTTCTCCTTCACCATGGCCCTCGACGGCGTCGGCGCCTGGCCGCCGATCTCGGAGTCCCATGTGGAGATGGACGGCGCCTGGGCGCTGTACGAGGCATGGACGAGGCTGCTGACGGGCGAGGCGGAGACCGCGCTCGTCTACTCCTACGGCAAGTCCTCACCCGGCGATCTCCGGGAGGTCCTGACCCGTCAGCTCGACCCGTACTACGTGGCGCCCCTGTGGCCGGACTCGGTCTCCCTCGCCGCCCTCCAGGCCCAGGCACTGCTCGACGCGGAAGACGCCGAGGACAGTGGCGCCGACGAGCGGGCGCTGGCCGCGGTCGCCGCGCGCAGCCGGACCGCGGCCGAGGACAACCCGCATGCGCAGGTGACCGGTTCGCCGCCGCCCGAGGCCCTCCTGAACGAGCCGTATCTGGTGCGGCCGCTGCGCCGCCACGACTGCCCGCCGGTCGGCGACGGCGCGGCGGCCGTCGTGCTCGCCGCCGGGGACACGGCGCGCCGGCTCTGCCGCCGCCCGGCCTGGATCCGCGGCATGGACCACCGGACGGAGGCACACAGCCTCGGCGTACGGGACCTCACCCGCTCCCCGTCCACCCGGCTCGCCGCCGAGCGCGCGGGCGCCTTCGAGGCCCCCGTCGACCTGGCCGAGCTGCATGCGCCGTTCACCTCACAGGAGCTGATCCTCCGCCGTGAGCTGGGGCTGGGCGAGGGCGTACGCGTCAATCCGTCCGGCGGGGCGCTGGCCGCCAACCCCATGATGGCCGCCGGGCTGATCCGCCTCGGCGAGGCCGCCGCCGCCATCCACCGCGGCGCCGCCGACCGGGCCCTCGCCCATGCCACCTCGGGCCCGTGTCTGCAGCAGAACCTGGTGGCGGTGCTGGAAGGGGATGTCCTGTGACCAAGGAGCCGGTGGCCGTCGTCGGAATCGGCCAGACCAAGCACACCGCCGCACGCCGGGACGTCTCCCTCGCCGGGCTGGTCCGGGAGGCCGCCGTACGGGCCCTGGAGGACGCCCAGCTGACCTGGGCGGACATCGACGCCGTCGTCATCGGCAAGGCGCCCGACTTCTTCGAGGGCGTCATGATGCCCGAGCTGTACCTCGCCGACGCGCTCGGCGCGGTCGGCAAGCCGATGCTGCGCGTGCACACCGCCGGCTCGGTCGGTGGCTCCACCGCGCTGGTGGCCTCGGGCCTGGTCGCCGCCCGTGTCCACCGGACCGTGCTCACCCTCGCCTTCGAGAAGCAGTCGGAGTCGAACGCCATGTGGGGGCTGTCCCTGCCCATCCCGTTCCAGCAGCCGCTGCTGGCCGGGGCGGGCGGCTTCTTCGCCCCGCACGTACGGGCGTACATGCGGCGCACCGGCGCGCCCTCCGGTATCGGCGCCCTCGTGGCCTACAAGGATCGCCGCAACGCCCTGCGCAACCCCTACGCGCATCTGCATGAGCACGATCTGACGCTGGAGAAGGTGCGGTCGTCCCCGATGCTGTGGGACCCCATCCGTTACTCGGAGACCTGCCCCTCCTCGGACGGCGCCTGCGCCATGGTGCTCACCGACCGGGCCGGCGCGGACCGTGCCCCGTACCCGCCCGCCTGGATGCACGGCGGCGCCATGCGCAGCGAGCCGACGCTCTTCGCGGGGAAGGACTGCGTCTCGCCGAGGGCGGGCCAGGACTGCGCGGCCGACGTCTACCGCCAGGCCGGGATCACCGATCCGCGCCGGGAGATCGACGTGGTGGAGATGTATGTGCCCTTCAGCTGGTACGAACCCATGTGGCTGGAGAACCTGGGCTTCGCGGACGAGGGCGAGGGCTGGAAGCTCACCGAGTCGGGGGTGACCGAGATCGACGGCGAGCTCCCGGTCAACCCCTCGGGCGGGGTGCTGTCCACCAACCCCATCGGCGCGTCCGGCATGCTGCGGTTCGCCGAGGCCGCGCTCCAGGTGCGCGGGCGGGCGGGCGAACACCAGGTCGACGGCGCCCGTAAGGCGCTCGGCCACGCCTATGGCGGGGGCTCGCAGTTCTTCTCGATGTGGGTGGTCGCGGACACGCCGCCCGCCGATTGAGTCTCCTCCTTAGTCCTTCTTTCGTGGCCTGTGCGGCACCGGTCACGATCGCTAGGGTGGGGCGCGGACGACGATCCGGGAGGATGAGCTGACGTGGCCGACACCACCACCACCGCACAGCCACTGGCAGGAAGCGCAGAGAAGCCCGATCTCGATCTCTCGGGCGCCCAGTGGCAGTCGAGTAGCCAGGGTGTGGGCGATGTGGAGATCGCCTTCGTCGAGGGCTTCATCGTGATGCGCCACGGCCGTCGTCCCGAGGGCCCGGCGCTGATCTTCACCCCGGCCGAGTGGCGTGCCTTCGTCCTGGGCGCGCGTGAGGGCGAGTTCGACCTCACCTGAACCGGGACCGCCGATCAGGGGCGGGCGGGTCCGGCCGGACCCGCCCGCCCGTGGCATGTCGGCTCTCGGAAGAGCACGCCGTGGTCCCGGCCCCGCGGCGCCCGGCCCACGGCGGTGCGTGCGGTATCGGCCAGAATCAGGACGCGGAACGCCCTGGCGGATCCGCGCGTCGCCGGACACGGCACCGAGGTCTGTCTTCCCATGCGTTCACGGGAGGTTCACAGCCCATCACTTCCCATGTGGAAACGTGAGGGTGACTCACGGTAACAGCAGCAGGTCGCAGTAGGTCTCCGCGGGCGGGAACAGAATCGTCCAGCGCTCTATGCAGCCCCGGCCATGGCGGGTAGTTTTCCCTCCCACTTCCCCGTTGCGCGGGGCGGCAAGTCGGCCGAAAACAGGGGGTGCCGTGCGCGAATTCAGTCTCCCTCACATGGTGGAACCGCTGCGCGCGGGCGGGCTCGCGGACTCGGTCTACGAACTGGCGGACCGCGAACCGGACAGGGCCCAGCTCGCCCGGCGGGATGCCACCGACCGCGGCCGGTGGACTCCGGTGACCGCCGGGACCTTCCGGGACGAGGTCCTGGCGCTGGCGAAGGGCCTGCTGGCCGAGGGCGTGCGGTTCGGGGACCGGGTGGCCCTGATGGCGCGGACGCGGTACGAGTGGACGCTGTTCAGCTATGCCCTGTGGTCGGTCGGCGCCCAGGTGGTGACCGTCTACCCCACGTCCTCCGCGGAGCAGGTGCGCTGGATCCTGGCCCAGACGCGGGCCGTGGCCGTGGTGGTCGAGGGCGAGGACCACGCCATGACGGTCGGCGCCGTCTGCGACGCCCTTCCCGGGCTGCGCTCCATCTGGCAGATGGACCAGGGGTGCGTGGCGGAGCTGTGGCGGCGGGGCGCCGATGTCCACGAGGAACTGGTCACCGAGCGGCGCTGGCTCGTGGAACCGCGCTGCACGGCGGTGATCTGCTACACCTCGGGCACCACCGGACAGCCCCTGGGGTGCATGATCACCCACGCCAATCTCGCCGCCGAATGCGACACCGTGTTCGCGGGCTGGAGCGGGCTGTTCGCCGAGCCCGGGGTGCGGCCCGCCATCCTCGCCTTCCTCCCACTGGCGCATATCTACGGACTGATGGTCCAAGTGCTCTGTGTGCGGGGCGGCATCCTCATGGGGCATGAACCCGAACTCACTCCGTCCGCCCTGCTGCCGTCCTTCCAGAGCTTCCGCCCGACCTGCGTCTTCGCGGTGCCCTACATCTTCGAGAAGATCCTGGGAGCCGCGCGTACCGCCGCCCAGGACGCGGGCCGGGGCGTGGTCTTCCAGAAGGCCATGGCCACGGCGGTGCGCTACGCCGCGGCCGTCGAGCAGCAGTCACAGGACGGCGGGAAGGGACCGGGCCCGGGGCGCAGGGCCACGCACGCCGTCTTCGACCGGATGGTCTACCGGCGGCTGAGAGCCGTCCTCGGCGGCCGGGTGCGCTACGCGGTCACCGGTGGCTCACCGTTCAGCCGGGAGCTGGGGCTGACGTTCGCCGGCGCCGGGATCACCGTCTACAACGGCTACGGCCTCACCGAGACCACGGCGGCGATCACCGCGCAGCCGCCCGGCCGTCCCCGGCACGGCACGGTGGGCCGCCCGATGCCGGGCACGACGGTGCGCATCGCGCCGGACGGCGAGGTATGGGTGCGCGGCGGCACCGTCTTCGAGGGCTATCTGGACGATCCGAAGGCCACCGGGGCCGCGCTGCGCGACGGCTGGCTGCACACCGGAGACGTCGGATTCCTCGACGGCGAGGGCTATCTCACCATCACCGGCCGTAAGAAGGACATCATCATCACCAGCGGCGGTAAGAGCGTCTCCCCCCTGCCGCTGGAGGAGCGGCTGCGGGCGCATCCGCTGATCTCGCAGTGCGTCCTGGTGGGCGACAACCGCCCCTTCGTGGGGGCGCTGATCACCCTGGACGCCGAGATGCTGGCCCGCTGGCACCAGGTCGTCGGCGCGCGGCTTCCCGTCGGCCGGGAGCACGCGTCGGCGAACAAGGCGCTGCACGCGGAGATCCAGCAGGCGGTCTCCACGGCGAACCTCTCGGTGTCCAGGGCGGAGTCGATCAGGGCCTTCCGTATCCTCCCGAAGGAATTCACCGTGGCGGACGGGCTGTTGACGCCCTCGCTCAAACTGCGGCGCGACGCGGTCTACAAGGTGTGCGCCGCGCAGATCGAGCAGCTCTACGCGAGCTGAGTGCCCGACGCGAGCTGAGCGCTCCATACGAGGTGAGCGCTGCACGCGAGCTGAGCGCCGCGCCACGCGAGCTGAGCGCCCCACATGAGCTGAGAGCGCTCCGAACGCGTCGGCTTCCGCACGCCGGCTAACGGGAGCCCGAGCCGCTGCCCAGCGGTGGCAGCGGCGCGCCCCGCCCCGCGCGGATCAGCTCCTCCGCGCCCGTCAGCTGGGCCCAGGGCCGCTGCCGTCCCCCGCTGACCGCCTCGGTGCCCCGCTCGTCGTAGCGTGCCGTCCGCACCGACCAGCCCAGATTGCCGGTCATCACATGCCGCATGCCGTCCACATAGCGCCCCACGGCGCGGTGGGTGCCCGGGTCCGCCCCCGCCTCGGTGAGCAGCGCCGGCAGCCTGGCCGCCGTCTCCTCGAACCAGCGGTAGCGTGCGTTGGCGAGGTCGGCGATATGGCGTACCGCGTCCTCCAGTTCACCACCCGCGCGCTCCCACTGGACGATGACGCTGTTGTGGACGTCGCCGACGGCCAGTTCCTTGTCCAGGGAAGCGATGTCATTGGTGAAGACCACCACATCGTCCGTAGCCTCCCGCATCCGCGCCATCGGGAAGCCGCCGTGCAGCGCGGGCGGCAGGGTGTAGCCGCCGAATGGCTCGTTCAGGTCGAGACAGGGCTGTACGCCTATCGAGTGACGCCGCAGCGCCAGCACGGCCTCCACCGAGCGCGGTGCGTCCCTGCCGGCCCCGGGCAGGGCACCGGTCCGCTCCAGGGCCTCCCGGTGGTAGGAGTGCAGGTACTCCAGCCAGTGGTGGCGGAAACGGTCCCGCCACACCTGCGGCCGCCCGGAGTTGATCCGGCGCCACAGGTCGCGGAAGCTCTCCAGGAGCGGCCCCTCGCCGTCCTGTGCCCTGCCGTGCGCCGCGTCCTCCTCGGTGATCCGGATGACGTCCGCCACCAGCCGCGCCACGGCCTCCGGACGGGAGCCCAGCTCCCCGTCGAACTGATCGTCGAAGACGAAGTACCAGCCCACGAGGTCACTGCCCAGGTTCAGATCGGCGCCGGTCGCCCGGGGGTAGAACAGGCCCGCCAGCACGTCGAAGCGGAGCGCGTCGTACTCCGCGACGGACTCATGGTCCTCGAAGACGCCGAACCGTGAAAGCCATTGGATGGTGTGGTGCCTGGCCGCCTCGGTGCCGGGACTGAGGTCCGCCGAGGCCGGAAAGTCGAACAGGGCCGCCCGTCGCAGCAGTGTCGTCTGCCGGGCCTGTGGTCGCGAAGCGTGCGCGTGCATGAGTCGTGTCCGCCCCCTTCGTTGGTCGGGCGGCCGAGACCGCATATACCACAGGCTTGCGCGGCGTCTGTCCAACCCGGTGAATCCGGTCATCCTCGCGTGCGGAACGTGGCATCGATAGAGGAGGCAGTGAATTGGCGTGTGCCACTGGCAATGCCCGGCGGAAATCCCCCCATTGAGGGGCTACGGAGCGTGCCATCCGCGCTACGCTCGGCGTCACCTGCCGGAGGGGAAGAACGTGGCGGAGGACATGAGCCAACAGGACCGGACGCGCCGGACACTGCTGGAGCGGGATCGGGAGCTGCGCGCGGTGGACGCCGCGCTGACCGAGCTGTGCGGGACGGATCCCGCCGATCGGGCCGAGACCCGCGGCGGCGGAGTGATCGCCTTCGAGGGCCCCGGCGGCGTCGGCAAGACCGCGCTGCTCGGCGAGGCGCGCCGGAGGGCCGCCGCACGCGGCTGCACGGTGCTCCGGGCCCGTGGCGGTGAGCATGAACAGGGCGCGGCCTTCCATGTGGTGCGCCAGCTCTTCCAGCCGGTGCTCGCGGCGACCGGCGAGGACGAGCACCGCAGGATCCTCGGCGGCTGGTACGACATCGTCGCGCCCGCGGTCGGCCTGGTGGTCTCGGGTAACGGCGGCGCACCCGATCCGCAGGGCGTCCGCGACGGCCTCGACTGGCTGGTGACCCGCTTCGCCGTGGAACACGCCCCGGTCGTCATGATCCTCGACGATGTCCACTGGGCCGACCCCGAATCGCTGGACTGGCTGACCCGGTTCGCCTCGCGCACCGCGGACCTGCCCCTGCTGCTCGCCGTCGGCTACCGCCCGGAGGGCCTGACCGCCGACGTCGCCGTGATACGGGCTCTTGTCGAGCGCCAGGGATCACGTCCCCATGTGCTGGCGCCGCTGACCCCGAGCGGAGTCGGGCGGATCGTCCGGGAGGTCCTCGGGGACCACGCCGACGAGGCGTTCTGCCGCGAGTGCTGGGCGATGACCGGTGGCAACCCCTGGGAGATCACCGAGCTCACCGCCAAGATCCGCGATCGCCGGCTGAAACCGCAGTCGGAGAACCTGCCCGCCCTGCGCGAACTGGTCTCCTCGGCCAAGGACAGCGGGTCAACGACCGGCTGACCCGCCTCGGCACCGCCGCCGTCCGCCTCGCCTGGGCCGTCGCCGTCCTCGGCATCGAGGCCACCCCGGCGCTGACCGCCAATGTCGCCGGGCTCAGCGAGACCGAGGCCGTCGACGTGGTGGCGCGGCTCGTCGACGCGCGGATCCTGGCCCCGCCGCGCCCCGGAAACGGCACCCGGCCCCTCGAATACCTCCACCCGCTCATCGCCACCGCCGTCTACCAGGCCATCCCCGGCGCCCTGCGGGTGGCCATGCACGGCCAGGCCGCCAACGTGGTGCTCGGCGCGGGCCTGGGCTCCGCGGCCGCCGGCCGGCATCTGCTGGAGATGCACCCCGAGGGCGACCCCTGGGTGGTGCGACATCTGCGGGCCGCCGCCCGGGAGTATCTGCGCGCCGGAGCCCCCGACGCCGGGCGCCGCTGTCTGGCCCGGGCGCTGCGCGAACCACCCGCCCTGGAGGAGCGCCCCGCCGTGCTGTACGAGCTGGGCTGCGCCGCCCAGCTCACCGAGCCCGACGTCACCGTCAACCATCTGCGGGCCGCGCTCGAAGAGCCCGCGCTCGGCTCCGACCTGCGCGAGGCGATCACCTACCGGCTCGCCCAGGCATACGGGCACAGCGGCCGTATGGAGGAAGCCGCCCAGGTCGTCGCCGCCGAGATCGGGCGGGCCACCAGCGCCCGCACCCGGCTGCGGATGCAGACCGAGCAGCTGATGTGGAACATGTTCCGCGCCGACGAGAAGGAGTCGCCCGCCCGCTCCCGGCGGCTCGCCCGGCTCGCGGACCACCTCACCGGCCGCGGCATGGCCGAGCGCTATCTGCTGGGGCTGCGCGCCTGGGACGCGATGACGCGCGGAGAGCCGGTCGCCACCGCGCTGCACTACGCGGAGGAGGCCCTCGGCGACGGCCTCAGCTGGACCGATGACGACTGGGGCTTCGAGGTGCCGATCCTGGTCGCCCTGGTCTTCCTCCACTGCGACCAGCCCGGGCGCGCCGAGGAACTGTTCAACAAGGGCATCGCCGAATGCGAGCGCAAGGGCTGGCGCGGCTCCCATCTGGCGTTCGGCTTCACTCTTCTCGGCTACGCCCGTCTGCGCCGCGGCGCGCTCACCGAGGCGGAGGAGCTGGCCCGGGAGGGGATGCGGATCGCCGATCTGGTGGGCTCCTCGACACCCGCGCACTGGACCGCGGTCGGCACCCTCATCGGAACGCTGATCTGCCAGGGCCGGGTCCGCGAGGCGCAGGAGTTCGCGGCCGGGCACCGCGGCGAGACCCTTCCGCAGGCCACGCTCTGCCCCGACGTACCGGCGGTCCGCGGTGAGCTGCTGCTGGCCGCCAATCTCCACCGCGAGGCCCGGCACCAGCTCACCGAGGTCGGCCGCCGCATGGACGGGCGCGGGATGCGCAACCCCGCCTGGTGCCCCTGGCAGCTCCACCTCGCCCAGACCCTCGCGCTGACCGATCCCGCGCAGGCCGCCGAGGTCGCCGACGACGCGGTGCGCCGCGCCCGTCAGTTC is from Streptomyces hygroscopicus and encodes:
- a CDS encoding transcriptional regulator: MVARLVDARILAPPRPGNGTRPLEYLHPLIATAVYQAIPGALRVAMHGQAANVVLGAGLGSAAAGRHLLEMHPEGDPWVVRHLRAAAREYLRAGAPDAGRRCLARALREPPALEERPAVLYELGCAAQLTEPDVTVNHLRAALEEPALGSDLREAITYRLAQAYGHSGRMEEAAQVVAAEIGRATSARTRLRMQTEQLMWNMFRADEKESPARSRRLARLADHLTGRGMAERYLLGLRAWDAMTRGEPVATALHYAEEALGDGLSWTDDDWGFEVPILVALVFLHCDQPGRAEELFNKGIAECERKGWRGSHLAFGFTLLGYARLRRGALTEAEELAREGMRIADLVGSSTPAHWTAVGTLIGTLICQGRVREAQEFAAGHRGETLPQATLCPDVPAVRGELLLAANLHREARHQLTEVGRRMDGRGMRNPAWCPWQLHLAQTLALTDPAQAAEVADDAVRRARQFGTPSAIGKALHTAATVTQGPDRIKLLAEAVSHLMRSPAAYDLAVALVDHGAALRRIGLPQEAGDRLYRGLEGAVRCGADALAARARDELSAAGLRPMQLRVDHTSPLTSQEQTVAERAAEGWPDARIGEATGLEEREVARLLSDVYRKVGTDRAGLAKRLITPTVGLPQRPAPDPG